The Apibacter raozihei DNA segment GTGAAGAATATAAAGACGAACAGCCATTAAAAGGAGCTAGAATTGCGGGATGTTTGCATATGACTATCCAAACGGCAGTTCTAATTGAAACTTTACAGGCATTAGGAGCTGAAGTAACCTGGAGCTCTTGTAATATATTCTCAACTCAAGACCATGCAGCAGCGGCTATAGCAGCAGCCGGAACACCAGTTTATGCTTGGAAAGGTATGAATGATGAAGAATTTGACTGGTGTATAGAACAAACTTTATTTTTCGGTGAAGAAAGAAAGCCTTTAAATATGATATTAGATGACGGTGGAGATTTAACTAATATGGTTTTGGATAAATATCCAGAACTTGTCAAAGGTATTAAAGGTCTTTCCGAAGAAACTACAACCGGAGTACATAGGTTGCATGACAGAGTAAAAAACGGAACGTTACTTATTCCTGCAATCAATGTAAATGACTCTGTTACAAAGTCTAAATTCGATAATAAATACGGATGTAAAGAATCAGCAGTAGACGCTGTCAGAAGAGCTACAGATATTATGCTTGCAGGAAAAGTTGTAGTGGTTGCAGGCTATGGTGATGTAGGAAAAGGTTCTGCGGCTTCTTTCCGTGGTGCGGGAGCAAGAGTAATTGTTACAGAAATAGATCCTATATGTGCTTTACAGGCTGCTATGGATGGATTTGAAGTAAGAAAAATGGATAATGTTATTTCTCGGGCAGATATAGTTATAACATGTACAGGAAATTGTGACATCATTCAGGGAAAACATTTCGAAATGATGAAAGATAAAACTATAGTTTGTAATATTGGACATTTTGATAATGAAATTGATATGGCATGGTTAAATACAAACTATGGGAATACAAAAGTAACTATTAAACCACAGGTGGATAAATATACTTTAAAAGGAAAAGACGTTATTGTTTTAGCAGAAGGCAGACTGGTAAATTTAGGCTGTGCAACTGGACATCCAAGCTTTGTTATGAGCAATTCTTTTTGTAATCAAACTTTAGCACAAATAGAGCTGTGGTTACATTCAGAAAAATATGAAAATAAAGTTTATACTTTGCCAAAACATCTGGATGAAAAAGTGGCTCGTTTACACTTAGCTAAGATTGGTGTAGAATTGGATACTCTGTCAACCAAACAGGCAGATTATATTGGAGTAACTGTTGAAGGACCGTTTAAATCTGATGAATACAGATATTAATTTAGCGTTTCAATAATAAAAAAATCCGGAATTTACTTCCGGATTTTGTTTTTTAATGATTTAAAGAATAATATTTTATTAATTGAAGTGATTTTTTATAATTAAGTAATCGTTATAAAGTTTTAAACAATAAGCTATATTATCTGTATAGTCCTAAAATAAATCCAATTAAAAAGACTATTTTTGCAATAATAAATCAAATCTACAATATGTTAATATTAGTTATAAATGCAGGAAGCTCTTCCATCAAATATCAATTGCTGGAAATGAATTCCTCTGTTGTGATATCGAAAGGATTAGTTGAACGTATAGGAACTACCGGTGGAACCATTACTCATAGATTTTTGAAAGACAATGTTCTTGAAAAAAAAGTAATAAAGCAGGAATTTCCGACCCATGTTGAAGGTATGAAATTAATTGTCGAATTATTAACAGATAAAGAAATCGGAGTAATTAATGATCCTTCCGAAATTAAAGCTGTAGGTCACAGGGTAGTTCAGGGAGGAGAATTTAGTATACCTACCTTAATTTCGGATGAGGTTAAAAATGAAATTAAAGCAATGAGTCCTTTGGCTCCACTTCATAACCCAGCAAATTTATTAGGGATAGAAGTATCTCAGCAATTTTTTCCTGATACCCCGCAAGTAGCAGTGTTTGATACAGCTTTTCATCAAACTATGCCACCTAAAGCATATAGATATGCTATACCTGCTAATTTTTATACTGATCACAAGATTCGTGCCTACGGTGCACACGGAACCAGTCATAAATACGTTAGAGCTCAGGCAGCAAGCTATCTTAAAAATAATAATGCAAAAGTAATAACAGTTCATTTAGGCAATGGTTCAAGTATTACTGCAGTAGATGAACATGGACATAGCATTGATACATCAATGGGATTTACGCCATTAAGCGGCTTGGTTATGGGCACCAGAAGCGGAGATATAGATCCCTCAGTTTTATTTTATATGGTTCGGGAATGTGGCGTTAAATTTGAAGATCTGGACACTTTGTTAAATAAAAATTCAGGAATGTTAGGAATGACCGGAAAGAGTGATGCGAGAGACGTAGAAGTTGCTTATTATAATGGCGATCCTGACTCAGTATTATGTCTGGATCTATATGCTTATCGTGTTAAAAAATATATAGGTTCTTATCTTGCAGCATTAAACGGAGCAGATGCAATTGTCTTTACTGCAGGAATTGGCGAAAACGACTTCAATTTACGCTCGCTTATCTGTAGGGATTTGGATTTCTTTGGTATTAAACTTGACGAAGATAAAAATAAAAATTTAAACTCTCCGGATGATGTGGTAGAAGTT contains these protein-coding regions:
- the ahcY gene encoding adenosylhomocysteinase, giving the protein MSTKTEYIPYKVKDLSLSDWGRMEIELAEAEMPGLMALREEYKDEQPLKGARIAGCLHMTIQTAVLIETLQALGAEVTWSSCNIFSTQDHAAAAIAAAGTPVYAWKGMNDEEFDWCIEQTLFFGEERKPLNMILDDGGDLTNMVLDKYPELVKGIKGLSEETTTGVHRLHDRVKNGTLLIPAINVNDSVTKSKFDNKYGCKESAVDAVRRATDIMLAGKVVVVAGYGDVGKGSAASFRGAGARVIVTEIDPICALQAAMDGFEVRKMDNVISRADIVITCTGNCDIIQGKHFEMMKDKTIVCNIGHFDNEIDMAWLNTNYGNTKVTIKPQVDKYTLKGKDVIVLAEGRLVNLGCATGHPSFVMSNSFCNQTLAQIELWLHSEKYENKVYTLPKHLDEKVARLHLAKIGVELDTLSTKQADYIGVTVEGPFKSDEYRY
- a CDS encoding acetate/propionate family kinase — protein: MLILVINAGSSSIKYQLLEMNSSVVISKGLVERIGTTGGTITHRFLKDNVLEKKVIKQEFPTHVEGMKLIVELLTDKEIGVINDPSEIKAVGHRVVQGGEFSIPTLISDEVKNEIKAMSPLAPLHNPANLLGIEVSQQFFPDTPQVAVFDTAFHQTMPPKAYRYAIPANFYTDHKIRAYGAHGTSHKYVRAQAASYLKNNNAKVITVHLGNGSSITAVDEHGHSIDTSMGFTPLSGLVMGTRSGDIDPSVLFYMVRECGVKFEDLDTLLNKNSGMLGMTGKSDARDVEVAYYNGDPDSVLCLDLYAYRVKKYIGSYLAALNGADAIVFTAGIGENDFNLRSLICRDLDFFGIKLDEDKNKNLNSPDDVVEVQTNDSKIKILVIPTNEELEIANEALKFIS